One Candidatus Cardinium hertigii DNA window includes the following coding sequences:
- the dnaE gene encoding DNA polymerase III subunit alpha, with amino-acid sequence MTHNFCHLHCHTEYSLLDGAAKVTRLLAANKALGMGALAITDHGNMFGVPHFVAAATKEKVKPIIGCEFYMAADRHDHKDKTRYHQLLLAKNSIGYRNLSTLCSLGFLEGYYYKPRIDKALLKKHKEGLIATTCCLSAEIPKAIIRQGETAAEKLFLEWLDLFGSDYYIELQRHGIAEQAICNEVLLRWAAKYNVKIIATNDVHYISREDSLAQDVLLCLQTGKDYHDPHRMRFSNDQFFLKSPEEMALLFADVPDAITNTIELVEKVDPPSLTRDVLLPIFKLPEGFSDANHYLRQLAFSGAHAKFNTITPEIENRLQYELSVIAQTGFAGYFLIVQDFIEAATKLNVIVGPGRGSVAGSLVAFCIGITKIDPLRYQLLFERFLNPERVSMPDIDIDFDDEGRNKVIDYVVEKYGKAQVASIITFGSMAAKSAIRDVARVLGIPLARANYLAKLIPDRLAITLAEAFEEVAELATIHKALTTPEGKVLHLAETLEGMVRHTGIHAAGIIIAPDDLLHYIPIKTDKHSDLRVTQYDGSVLEQMGMLKMDFLGLKTLSILKHALLNIAANKGIHIDIDRIPLDDPLTFKLYQTGNTKGTFQFESEGMRQWLIKLQPHTIEELIAMNALYRPGPMQFIPNFIARKHGTEAIDYPHPLLESILRPTYGIMIYQEQIIQTAQQMAGYTLGSADLLRKAMGKKQMEEMAKQRAIFVAGAIEKHAITKEQATAIFAIMEKFAQYGFNRSHAAAYSLIAYQTAYLKAHYPTEYMAAVLTHNHGDIDKIAFFMEESRQQGIMVLGPHINESEVNFTANPHKKEIRFGLGAIKGSGEAVVSAIIETRKQRGHFKDIYDFVVSLPSKAIHKKTMEALALSGAFDCFEGLHRKQYVQETKEGSFIEKIIQYGHNTKKENAVQSLFSATAYNPIKKPLPVDCAAYAPLEQLHIEKEIVGFYISGHPLDNFKIDLESFSNVTTQNIYLSSCKTLRLGGMLTECTVKHNRKGSAFALLTLEDYHGSLQFALFGEDYLKYKHLLERGKLLFLTGNKAAYYKNPSLPTFKPQTIGLLEDIREKIGKGIHLRLKQHHITEPLVDALETCLKEHPGHSFVKVSILDQEEKIMIPTLSKQYRVALSNELFALLYKLPIRFQLFS; translated from the coding sequence ATGACACATAATTTTTGCCATTTACACTGTCACACAGAATATTCACTGCTTGATGGAGCTGCTAAGGTAACGCGTTTGCTAGCTGCCAATAAAGCATTGGGCATGGGGGCGTTGGCCATTACAGACCATGGCAATATGTTTGGGGTCCCTCATTTTGTAGCTGCTGCAACAAAAGAAAAAGTAAAACCTATTATAGGATGCGAATTCTATATGGCAGCGGATAGGCATGACCATAAAGATAAAACCCGCTACCATCAATTGCTATTGGCCAAAAACAGCATAGGCTATCGCAATCTTAGTACCCTATGCTCTTTAGGCTTCTTAGAAGGTTACTACTATAAGCCAAGAATTGACAAAGCGTTACTGAAAAAACATAAAGAAGGTTTAATCGCTACGACTTGTTGCTTGTCAGCGGAAATCCCAAAAGCAATCATTCGACAGGGTGAAACAGCGGCAGAAAAGCTATTTTTAGAATGGCTGGACCTATTTGGATCGGATTATTACATTGAATTGCAAAGGCATGGTATTGCGGAACAGGCGATTTGTAACGAAGTATTGCTGCGTTGGGCTGCCAAATATAATGTAAAAATCATCGCTACCAATGATGTGCATTATATTAGCAGAGAGGATAGCCTTGCCCAAGATGTACTGCTCTGCTTACAAACAGGAAAAGATTACCATGATCCCCATCGCATGCGCTTTAGCAATGATCAATTCTTCTTAAAATCTCCAGAAGAAATGGCACTGCTTTTTGCAGATGTACCCGATGCCATTACCAATACCATAGAATTGGTTGAAAAAGTAGATCCCCCCTCCTTAACACGGGATGTACTGTTACCTATATTCAAACTCCCAGAAGGTTTTTCAGATGCTAACCACTACCTTAGACAGTTGGCTTTCTCTGGCGCACACGCTAAGTTTAATACTATTACACCAGAAATAGAAAATAGATTGCAGTATGAATTATCCGTTATTGCACAAACAGGTTTTGCCGGCTACTTTCTAATTGTACAAGACTTTATTGAGGCAGCTACCAAACTGAATGTTATAGTAGGGCCAGGAAGAGGATCGGTAGCAGGCTCCCTCGTAGCTTTTTGCATAGGTATTACAAAAATAGATCCCCTCCGCTATCAACTGCTCTTTGAACGTTTCCTGAATCCAGAACGCGTCTCTATGCCTGATATAGATATTGATTTTGATGACGAAGGACGCAATAAAGTAATTGATTATGTGGTAGAAAAATATGGAAAGGCCCAAGTTGCTTCAATTATTACTTTTGGCAGCATGGCGGCCAAATCTGCCATACGTGATGTAGCGCGCGTATTAGGGATCCCATTGGCACGTGCCAACTATCTCGCTAAGTTAATCCCAGATAGACTAGCGATTACCCTTGCAGAAGCCTTTGAGGAGGTAGCAGAGCTGGCTACCATTCACAAAGCCCTTACGACACCAGAAGGAAAAGTGCTTCATTTAGCTGAAACACTAGAGGGGATGGTACGCCACACAGGTATTCACGCAGCAGGTATTATTATCGCACCTGATGATCTGTTGCATTATATTCCGATCAAAACAGATAAACATTCTGATCTACGCGTTACACAATACGATGGATCTGTTTTGGAGCAGATGGGCATGTTAAAAATGGACTTCTTAGGACTTAAAACCTTGAGTATCCTTAAGCATGCCCTACTAAACATTGCAGCAAACAAGGGCATACACATAGATATAGATCGCATTCCATTGGACGATCCGCTTACTTTTAAGCTCTATCAAACGGGCAATACCAAAGGTACTTTCCAATTTGAGTCAGAGGGCATGCGTCAATGGCTCATCAAATTACAACCCCATACCATAGAAGAACTTATTGCCATGAATGCGCTGTACAGACCAGGCCCTATGCAGTTTATTCCTAATTTCATTGCGCGCAAACATGGAACAGAAGCTATTGATTATCCACATCCTCTACTAGAATCTATCCTAAGGCCTACCTATGGTATTATGATTTACCAGGAACAAATTATCCAAACAGCGCAGCAGATGGCAGGTTATACCTTAGGTAGCGCAGACCTACTACGTAAAGCCATGGGTAAAAAACAAATGGAGGAAATGGCTAAACAACGTGCCATTTTTGTAGCAGGTGCTATAGAGAAGCATGCTATTACAAAAGAACAAGCAACGGCCATTTTTGCTATAATGGAAAAGTTTGCACAATATGGCTTTAACCGCTCCCATGCAGCTGCCTATTCGCTCATTGCGTATCAAACCGCTTACCTAAAGGCACACTATCCTACAGAATATATGGCAGCAGTCTTAACACATAATCATGGAGATATAGATAAAATTGCTTTCTTTATGGAAGAAAGTAGGCAGCAAGGTATTATGGTATTAGGCCCTCATATCAATGAAAGTGAGGTGAATTTTACAGCAAATCCCCATAAAAAAGAGATACGATTTGGCCTAGGTGCTATTAAGGGAAGTGGGGAAGCTGTTGTTTCAGCTATCATAGAAACGAGAAAGCAAAGAGGACACTTTAAGGACATATACGATTTTGTAGTATCCCTTCCGTCGAAAGCCATCCATAAGAAAACCATGGAAGCATTGGCTTTATCAGGGGCCTTCGATTGTTTTGAAGGGCTACATAGAAAACAGTATGTACAGGAAACAAAAGAAGGTAGCTTTATAGAAAAAATTATCCAGTATGGACACAATACCAAAAAAGAAAACGCTGTACAATCTCTTTTTTCGGCTACTGCTTATAACCCCATTAAGAAGCCACTGCCTGTGGATTGTGCCGCTTATGCCCCATTAGAGCAATTGCATATAGAAAAAGAAATAGTTGGGTTTTATATTTCAGGTCACCCATTGGATAATTTCAAAATTGATTTAGAGAGTTTTAGCAATGTAACCACACAAAATATTTACCTTTCGAGTTGTAAAACACTACGGTTAGGCGGTATGCTTACCGAATGCACGGTGAAACACAATCGCAAGGGAAGTGCCTTTGCCCTACTAACGTTAGAGGATTACCATGGATCGTTGCAGTTTGCGCTTTTTGGGGAAGATTATTTGAAGTACAAACATTTATTAGAAAGGGGAAAGCTACTCTTTCTTACAGGTAATAAGGCTGCCTACTACAAAAACCCTAGCCTACCAACCTTTAAACCGCAAACCATTGGTTTATTAGAGGATATCAGGGAGAAAATAGGAAAAGGGATCCATCTTCGGCTAAAGCAACATCATATTACTGAACCATTGGTCGATGCGTTAGAAACTTGTTTGAAAGAACATCCAGGCCACTCTTTTGTTAAAGTATCTATTCTAGATCAAGAAGAAAAAATAATGATCCCTACCTTATCCAAGCAATACCGTGTGGCACTCAGTAACGAGCTTTTTGCTTTATTGTATAAACTTCCCATTCGCTTTCAACTTTTTTCTTAA
- a CDS encoding Rpn family recombination-promoting nuclease/putative transposase, whose amino-acid sequence MVKRLKHDGLAKLILSDPIAAQEFLTHYLPESCKSLLDLTTIKVEKESFVEEDLKQKFSDLVFSIKMKNNEQAFIYTLIEAEVSPKYWTAYKLWKYTFLLLERHKTKKTSKLPLIIPIVVYHGNRPFNAPRNLWDLFSHPALAQSFMGGDYQLVDLYAMSDDEIKQKAHLGMLEYFMKYIYSRDIIKLWEEFLETFKSCILLDKEKGYIYMRNFLWYSDSKLPEDKQSVLEKVITKYLPREDKEDIMRTIAQKYRDEGIQIGQEKGIQIGQEKGIQIGQEKGIQIGQEKGIQIGQEKGIQIGQEKGKIEIAKAMFLKGYPMEDIVLLTGLPFSHIQGLIKEKGS is encoded by the coding sequence ATGGTAAAAAGATTAAAACATGATGGACTAGCCAAACTAATCCTTTCAGATCCAATAGCTGCTCAGGAATTTCTAACCCATTATTTACCAGAATCTTGTAAATCGTTATTGGATTTAACCACGATTAAGGTTGAAAAAGAATCCTTTGTAGAGGAAGATTTAAAGCAAAAGTTCAGTGATTTGGTTTTCTCGATCAAAATGAAAAACAATGAACAAGCATTCATTTACACATTGATAGAAGCTGAGGTTAGTCCTAAGTATTGGACGGCATACAAGTTATGGAAATATACATTTTTGCTACTCGAAAGACATAAAACGAAAAAGACATCAAAATTACCCCTCATAATTCCCATAGTCGTATATCATGGGAATAGACCCTTTAATGCCCCAAGAAATTTATGGGACTTATTTAGTCACCCCGCTCTTGCTCAATCATTTATGGGAGGAGATTATCAACTGGTAGACTTGTATGCTATGTCCGATGACGAGATTAAGCAAAAGGCACATTTAGGCATGCTCGAATACTTTATGAAGTATATATATTCTCGTGATATAATTAAGTTATGGGAAGAATTTTTAGAAACCTTTAAATCTTGTATTCTTCTTGACAAGGAAAAAGGTTATATTTATATGAGAAATTTCTTATGGTATAGCGACAGCAAACTACCTGAAGATAAACAGTCTGTTCTAGAAAAGGTTATCACAAAATATCTACCTAGAGAGGATAAAGAAGATATTATGAGAACTATAGCACAAAAATATAGGGACGAAGGGATCCAAATAGGGCAAGAAAAAGGGATCCAAATAGGGCAAGAAAAAGGGATCCAAATAGGGCAAGAAAAAGGGATCCAAATAGGGCAAGAAAAAGGGATCCAAATAGGGCAAGAAAAAGGGATCCAAATAGGGCAAGAAAAAGGAAAGATAGAAATAGCTAAGGCTATGTTTCTCAAAGGCTACCCTATGGAAGATATCGTGCTTCTTACTGGCTTGCCTTTTTCTCATATCCAAGGTCTTATAAAGGAAAAAGGTTCCTAA
- a CDS encoding Rpn family recombination-promoting nuclease/putative transposase translates to MVKRLKHDGLAKLILSDPIAAQEFLTHYLPESCKSLLDLTTIKVEKESFVEEDLKQKFSDLVFSIKMKNNEQAFIYTLIEAEVSPKYWTAYKLWKYTFLLLERHKTKKTSKLPLIIPIVVYHGNRPFNAPRNLWDLFSHPALAQSFMGGDYQLVDLYAMSDDEIKQKAHLGMLEYFMKYIYSRDIIKLWEEFLETFKSCILLDKEKGYIYMRNFLWYSDSKLPEDKQSVLEKVITKYLPREDKEDIMRTIAQKYRDEGIQIGQEKGIQIGQEKGKIEIAKAMFLKGYPMEDIVLLTGLPFSHIQGLIKEKGS, encoded by the coding sequence ATGGTAAAAAGATTAAAACATGATGGACTAGCCAAACTAATCCTTTCAGATCCAATAGCTGCTCAGGAATTTCTAACCCATTATTTACCAGAATCTTGTAAATCGTTATTGGATTTAACCACGATTAAGGTTGAAAAAGAATCCTTTGTAGAGGAAGATTTAAAGCAAAAGTTCAGTGATTTGGTTTTCTCGATCAAAATGAAAAACAATGAACAAGCATTCATTTACACATTGATAGAAGCTGAGGTTAGTCCTAAGTATTGGACGGCATACAAATTATGGAAATATACATTTTTGCTACTCGAAAGACATAAAACGAAAAAGACATCAAAATTACCCCTCATAATTCCCATAGTCGTATATCATGGGAATAGACCCTTTAATGCCCCAAGAAATTTATGGGACTTATTTAGTCACCCCGCTCTTGCTCAATCGTTTATGGGAGGAGATTATCAACTGGTAGACTTGTATGCTATGTCCGATGACGAGATTAAGCAAAAGGCACATTTAGGCATGCTCGAATACTTTATGAAGTATATATATTCTCGTGATATAATTAAGTTATGGGAAGAATTTTTAGAAACCTTTAAATCTTGTATTCTTCTTGACAAGGAAAAAGGTTATATTTATATGAGAAATTTCTTATGGTATAGCGACAGCAAACTACCTGAAGATAAACAGTCTGTTCTAGAAAAGGTTATCACAAAATATCTACCTAGAGAGGATAAAGAAGATATTATGAGAACTATAGCACAAAAATATAGGGACGAAGGGATCCAAATAGGGCAAGAAAAAGGGATCCAAATAGGGCAAGAAAAAGGAAAGATAGAAATAGCTAAGGCTATGTTTCTCAAAGGCTACCCTATGGAAGATATCGTGCTTCTTACTGGCTTGCCTTTTTCTCATATCCAAGGTCTTATAAAGGAAAAAGGTTCCTAA
- a CDS encoding Rpn family recombination-promoting nuclease/putative transposase: MVKRLKHDGLAKLILSDPIAAQEFLTHYLPESCKSLLDLTTIKVEKESFVEEDLKQKFSDLVFSIKMKNNEQAFIYTLIEAEVSPKYWTAYKLWKYTFLLLERHKTKKTSKLPLIIPIVVYHGNRPFNAPRNLWDLFSHPALAQSFMGGDYQLVDLYAMSDDEIKQKAHLGMLEYFMKYIYSRDIIKLWEEFLETFKSCILLDKEKGYIYMRNFLWYSDSKLPEDKQSVLEKVITKYLPREDKEDIMRTIAQKYRDEGIQIGQEKGKIEIAKAMFLKGYPMEDIVLLTGLPFSHIQGLIKEKGS, from the coding sequence ATGGTAAAAAGATTAAAACATGATGGACTAGCCAAACTAATCCTTTCAGATCCAATAGCTGCTCAGGAATTTCTAACCCATTATTTACCAGAATCTTGTAAATCGTTATTGGATTTAACCACGATTAAGGTTGAAAAAGAATCCTTTGTAGAGGAAGATTTAAAGCAAAAGTTCAGTGATTTGGTTTTCTCGATCAAAATGAAAAACAATGAACAAGCATTCATTTACACATTGATAGAAGCTGAGGTTAGTCCTAAGTATTGGACGGCATACAAGTTATGGAAATATACATTTTTGCTACTCGAAAGACATAAAACGAAAAAGACATCAAAATTACCCCTCATAATTCCCATAGTCGTATATCATGGGAATAGACCCTTTAATGCCCCAAGAAATTTATGGGACTTATTTAGTCACCCCGCTCTTGCTCAATCATTTATGGGAGGAGATTATCAACTGGTAGACTTGTATGCTATGTCCGATGACGAGATTAAGCAAAAGGCACATTTAGGCATGCTCGAATACTTTATGAAGTATATATATTCTCGTGATATAATTAAGTTATGGGAAGAATTTTTAGAAACCTTTAAATCTTGTATTCTTCTTGACAAGGAAAAAGGTTATATTTATATGAGAAATTTCTTATGGTATAGCGACAGCAAACTACCTGAAGATAAACAGTCTGTTCTAGAAAAGGTTATCACAAAATATCTACCTAGAGAGGATAAAGAAGATATTATGAGAACTATAGCACAAAAATATAGGGACGAAGGGATCCAAATAGGGCAAGAAAAAGGAAAGATAGAAATAGCTAAGGCTATGTTTCTCAAAGGCTACCCTATGGAAGATATCGTGCTTCTTACTGGCTTGCCTTTTTCTCATATCCAAGGTCTTATAAAGGAAAAAGGTTCCTAA
- a CDS encoding enoyl-CoA hydratase/isomerase family protein, translating to MNYTCQFTNQFGSKMEKMKSLHCNLEEGILTITFTGDPKSSTITEQSLSELHATIQEVYDNEDIRGVIITGAGEQIFSLGVDIAELLKLNELNARKFAENGQDVLAFIENCPKPIMAAINGHTLGAGVELALACHFRVATENATLAFPETSFGIIPAFGGTQRLTKLLGKAKALEYLMIKKSIRAEHAKQLDLVSEVVSYKEEMLKKAKQYLTAIVNNKDITGILVACVNAAENPDENGFQTEANGFASCFKTADIKEKLIKIVDKTVLLETK from the coding sequence ATGAATTATACTTGTCAATTCACCAATCAATTTGGCTCTAAAATGGAAAAAATGAAATCATTACATTGTAATCTAGAGGAAGGTATTTTAACAATTACCTTTACAGGTGATCCAAAATCTTCTACGATAACAGAACAAAGCTTGAGTGAGCTCCATGCTACCATTCAAGAGGTTTATGATAATGAGGATATAAGGGGTGTAATCATTACGGGAGCGGGTGAGCAAATCTTTTCATTAGGGGTAGACATAGCTGAGCTACTAAAACTGAACGAATTGAACGCAAGAAAATTTGCAGAAAATGGTCAAGACGTGCTGGCGTTTATAGAAAACTGTCCCAAACCTATTATGGCTGCTATCAATGGCCATACATTGGGTGCAGGGGTTGAATTGGCCTTGGCATGCCATTTTCGCGTGGCTACTGAGAATGCCACGCTTGCTTTTCCAGAAACTTCTTTTGGTATTATTCCTGCTTTTGGAGGAACCCAGCGCTTAACTAAATTACTGGGGAAAGCAAAGGCGTTGGAATACTTAATGATTAAAAAATCAATTCGTGCAGAACATGCTAAACAGTTGGATCTGGTCAGTGAAGTAGTAAGCTATAAAGAAGAAATGTTAAAAAAAGCTAAGCAATACCTTACGGCCATTGTCAATAATAAAGACATTACAGGCATTCTAGTAGCCTGTGTCAACGCAGCTGAAAACCCGGATGAAAATGGTTTTCAAACAGAAGCAAATGGATTCGCTAGCTGCTTTAAGACAGCAGATATCAAAGAAAAACTAATTAAAATCGTTGATAAAACAGTTTTGCTAGAAACAAAGTAA
- a CDS encoding lipopolysaccharide biosynthesis protein encodes MQHPLKTVAKETILYSFGSFALRGCSYLINLWLHATRLSPSAYGVITEFYGYLALGQVLYFLAMDMAYCRFAPTLGQQYTFNIVTTLLTLTGLLLSLTIWMAAPQIAQITGHLMHIRYFYYVALLLPLDTLLSIVHTRLRTTHKMSQLLLLKFIQVLAFAGLSFMLLYFPMGLAAVARTISTYLPFITVQLNPEDAIFIANLLASILTLPFTFPYFKGFRWIWHGHTIQRMVRYATPALLSTLFLRLHDQLPVLLFRSLLPSAFCNGDTKEAIVGKLGMTYKWATCFAWGIQAFKYAVEPFLFKQTKHNNSPKLYSQLMYLYLYTACLALSLFSLNIKWIIQVFLPSAYSHHFIEVLPYLAFIHVCLGIFYNFTISFKVSNQTFYIAWITAGGSLIAWVLVCLLIPRFGHWGCIYATMSSSIAMALSAYCIGQSYYPIPYYKKGFILLVLTFLILASYPLWSEKLISLQPGFAYLFLNTITIGLFYAISKSLKKMLADQAVCLS; translated from the coding sequence ATGCAACATCCCCTTAAAACAGTTGCTAAGGAAACCATTCTATATAGCTTCGGATCTTTTGCCCTACGTGGATGCTCCTACCTAATTAATTTATGGCTGCACGCAACCCGACTCTCCCCTAGTGCTTATGGGGTAATTACAGAATTCTATGGTTATTTGGCTTTGGGCCAAGTGCTCTACTTTCTAGCTATGGATATGGCCTATTGCAGATTTGCACCTACATTAGGACAGCAGTATACTTTCAATATTGTTACCACCCTACTGACGCTTACAGGCTTATTGCTATCCCTAACCATCTGGATGGCAGCCCCACAGATCGCCCAAATAACTGGCCATTTGATGCACATACGTTATTTCTATTATGTAGCCTTGCTCCTTCCACTAGACACACTGCTATCTATAGTCCATACAAGGTTACGTACCACACACAAAATGTCTCAATTACTATTGCTCAAATTTATACAAGTTTTGGCTTTTGCTGGCTTATCCTTTATGTTGCTTTATTTTCCTATGGGATTAGCTGCTGTCGCGCGCACCATTTCTACCTATTTACCCTTTATCACCGTACAGCTGAATCCTGAAGACGCTATTTTTATAGCTAATTTACTGGCTAGTATCCTTACTTTACCTTTTACCTTCCCCTACTTTAAAGGATTCCGCTGGATTTGGCACGGCCATACCATACAGCGCATGGTACGCTATGCTACCCCTGCGTTACTTAGCACGTTGTTCTTAAGACTGCATGATCAATTACCCGTACTACTCTTTCGCTCATTACTACCCTCCGCCTTCTGTAATGGGGATACCAAAGAAGCAATAGTAGGGAAGTTAGGCATGACTTACAAATGGGCAACTTGCTTTGCATGGGGCATACAAGCATTTAAATATGCAGTGGAACCATTCCTGTTCAAGCAGACCAAACACAACAATAGCCCCAAATTATATAGTCAACTTATGTACCTCTACCTTTATACAGCTTGCCTAGCTTTGTCACTTTTCAGTCTCAATATAAAGTGGATAATACAAGTGTTCTTACCCAGCGCTTATTCCCATCACTTTATTGAAGTGCTGCCTTACTTAGCTTTTATACATGTTTGCTTGGGTATTTTTTACAACTTTACAATTTCCTTCAAAGTTAGCAACCAAACCTTCTATATTGCTTGGATAACTGCAGGCGGAAGTCTTATTGCATGGGTTTTAGTATGCCTGCTGATCCCAAGATTTGGCCATTGGGGTTGCATCTATGCTACCATGAGCAGTAGCATCGCTATGGCTCTATCCGCTTACTGTATAGGCCAAAGCTATTACCCTATACCCTACTATAAAAAGGGATTTATACTTCTTGTATTAACATTTCTTATATTAGCTTCCTACCCTTTATGGTCCGAAAAACTGATATCTTTACAACCAGGATTTGCATATTTATTTCTAAATACCATTACAATAGGCCTATTCTATGCCATAAGTAAATCCTTAAAGAAAATGCTGGCTGACCAAGCAGTCTGCCTTTCTTAA
- the rpsA gene encoding 30S ribosomal protein S1, with translation MNKAEGVLSRDQFDSANQLDHVYTDKERSELAAQYSATLSTIHQYEVIEGVVISLTAKDVIVSVGYKSDGLIAASEFRDLPDLQPGDKVEVYIEETENAQGQLILSRKKAKLVRAWEKIQHALEYGEILEGVVKRRTKGGLIIEINEIETFLPGSQIDIKPVLDFDIFVGKTIDVAVIKINHTNDNVVVSHKALIEKKLEGQKLEIINNLEKGQILEGYVKNMTKFGAFIDLGGIDGLLHITDIAWNRINHPEDVLSLGQQIRVVVTGFNEDKKRISLGMKQLETHPWDLLPDTIEVGSSVKGRITNIADYGLFLEVIPGIEGLIHISEISWSQYLRNVHEHYKVGDIVEAMVLLLDRKNHKISLGIKQLTGDPWEQDNFLTTYAVGSKQEGIVRNLTHFGAFVELEPGVEGLLHVSGLSWTKRIAHPADVLKLGEKLETIVLGIEKENRRLSLGLKQLEENPWEVCEKIFKIGSTHKGTILEKISDRGASVELVHGIEGHVPIHHLLKADGKEAEVGEELEFQVMKFSKADKKIILSHQVVHTPASEDTAHAKQEIKRKTPPKETKKTTTAASAKPLQGGFEAFADLKEKLGTQQKQKKETHKE, from the coding sequence ATGAATAAAGCAGAAGGCGTTTTGAGCCGGGATCAATTTGACAGCGCCAACCAGTTGGATCATGTCTATACGGATAAAGAAAGAAGTGAACTAGCTGCCCAATACAGTGCAACCTTAAGTACTATCCATCAATATGAGGTAATAGAAGGGGTAGTTATCAGCCTAACAGCTAAAGATGTGATCGTTAGTGTTGGGTACAAGTCAGACGGTCTGATTGCTGCTTCTGAGTTTAGGGATCTTCCAGATTTACAACCAGGTGATAAAGTGGAGGTATATATTGAAGAGACAGAGAATGCACAGGGTCAATTGATACTCTCCCGAAAAAAAGCAAAACTAGTAAGGGCATGGGAAAAAATTCAGCATGCTTTGGAATATGGGGAAATATTGGAGGGAGTAGTAAAGCGTAGAACCAAAGGTGGATTGATTATAGAAATTAATGAAATTGAAACATTCCTTCCTGGTTCCCAAATAGACATTAAGCCAGTCTTAGATTTTGATATATTCGTAGGGAAAACAATTGATGTAGCTGTTATCAAAATCAACCATACCAACGATAACGTAGTGGTTTCTCATAAAGCGCTCATTGAGAAAAAATTAGAAGGGCAAAAACTGGAAATCATCAATAACCTTGAGAAGGGACAAATTCTAGAAGGTTACGTTAAAAATATGACAAAATTTGGCGCTTTCATTGATTTGGGTGGCATAGATGGGTTGCTACATATTACAGATATTGCTTGGAACAGAATCAATCATCCAGAGGACGTCCTCTCTCTTGGCCAGCAGATACGCGTAGTGGTAACAGGATTTAATGAGGATAAAAAACGCATATCCTTAGGGATGAAGCAGCTTGAAACGCATCCATGGGATTTACTACCGGATACGATAGAAGTAGGATCCAGCGTAAAAGGTAGAATTACGAATATCGCAGACTATGGTCTTTTTCTAGAGGTGATACCTGGTATTGAGGGGCTTATACATATTTCAGAAATCTCCTGGTCTCAATATTTGCGTAATGTGCATGAGCACTACAAAGTAGGTGATATCGTAGAAGCTATGGTGCTGCTATTAGACCGTAAGAATCATAAAATATCTTTAGGTATTAAACAACTAACGGGAGATCCGTGGGAGCAGGATAACTTCTTAACTACTTATGCAGTAGGATCTAAACAGGAAGGTATTGTTCGCAATCTTACCCACTTTGGTGCTTTTGTAGAGCTGGAACCTGGTGTAGAGGGGTTGCTCCATGTTTCAGGCCTCTCTTGGACCAAACGCATTGCACACCCTGCTGATGTTTTAAAGCTAGGAGAAAAGTTAGAAACCATTGTACTGGGCATTGAAAAAGAAAATCGACGGCTCTCTCTGGGTCTCAAACAACTAGAAGAAAACCCATGGGAAGTTTGTGAAAAAATCTTTAAAATAGGAAGTACACACAAAGGAACTATCCTAGAGAAGATTTCTGATCGTGGTGCTTCTGTTGAATTAGTGCATGGCATAGAAGGACATGTGCCTATCCATCATCTCCTCAAAGCAGATGGTAAAGAAGCAGAAGTAGGGGAAGAATTAGAATTTCAGGTAATGAAATTCTCTAAAGCAGATAAAAAGATTATTTTATCGCATCAAGTTGTACATACGCCTGCTTCAGAGGATACAGCGCATGCCAAACAAGAAATAAAGCGCAAAACACCACCGAAAGAAACAAAAAAAACAACAACAGCTGCTTCTGCTAAACCATTACAGGGAGGATTTGAAGCTTTTGCTGATTTAAAGGAAAAACTGGGAACCCAACAGAAACAAAAAAAAGAAACGCATAAAGAATAA